CGGAAAGGGAGGCATGGGGTTGGTCGTCCGCGCCCGTGACGAGCTGTTGCAGCGCATCGTGGCGCTCAAGTTCATCTCCTCGGGCCGGGAGCTCACGCGGGAGTCGTTGGACCAGCTGATCCAGGAGGAGGCCCGGCTCGTGGCCCAGCTCGACCACGAGAACATCGTCCGCATCTTCGATGTCTCCGAATGGAAGGGCACTCCCTTCCTCATCATGGAGTACCTGGAGGGACAGTCGCTCGACACGCTGCTGCGGCGCGGAGCACTGGAGCCCCGGCGGGCCCTGCGCATCCTGAGCGACGTCACGGCCGGGCTGGCGCATGCCCACTCGCGCCAGGTCCTCCATCGGGATCTCAAGCCGAGCAATGTCTTCATCCTCCCGGACGGGCGGGTGAAGCTGCTCGACTTCGGCCTGGGTGGGTTCGCCTCCTCGCTCGGGTTCGACCTGTTGAAATCGGGCACGCCCGCCTTCATGGCACCGGAGCAATGGCGGGGGCAGCCGCAGGACATGCGCACCGACACCTGGGCGGTCGGGCTGCTGCTGTACCAGATGCTCACCGGGGAGCTGCCCCATCCCGCGGGGAACCTCCGGATGCTCCGCAAGCGGGTGCTCTCGGCCGAGCCCGTGCCGTCGGTGCGCGCGCGCCATCCGGATCTGCCCGAGACGGTGGACCGGTTCCTGGCACGGGCGCTCGCCAAGGATCCCTCCCGGCGCTTCCAGAGCGCCCTCGAGATGTATGAGCGGCTGCGGGTGCTGGAGTGGAGCCTGGCCCCCTCGGACGAGGCGACGCCTCCACGCTTCACGCCCCACCGCCGGCAGGTGACGCTGGTGTGCTGCCGGCTCACGGGGCATCTGGCGTCCCTGGATCCCGAGGACCTGAGCGACGTGCAGGCGGCGTTCCACCAGGCCTGCTCGCGCATCCTCGAGCATCACGGGGGCTGGGTGACGCTCCGCATGGGTGACGAGGTGCTGGGCTGCTTCGGTTATCCCCTGATCCGGGAGGAGGACGTCGTGTGCGCGGTGCGGGCCGCGCTCGAGCTCACGCGGATGGTGGAGGAGCTGCCGCGGGCCTTCCAGTCCGAGCTCGCGGTCCAGGTGGGCGTGCATACGGATCTGGTGGTGCTGGACGTGTCCGAGCCCTCCGCGCCGAGTGGACGACACTCGCCCTCCATTCGCGGCGAGGCGCCCCACCTGGCGAGATGGTTGGCGAGGCAGGCGGAACCCCAGACGGTGGACCTGAGCGAGAACACTTGGCAGGGCGCTCAGGGAAACTTCGTGACGGAGCCGCTGGGCCAGCGGTTCTTCCAGTCGTCGCTGGGGCCGATGCGGGTGGGTGTCCACCGGCTGCGGAGCGAGCGGCCGGAGACCACCCGCTTCGGGAGGGCGCTGGCCCGGGGCCTCACGCCGCTGGTGGGCCGGAGCGCGGAGCTCCGCCAGCTCTTCGCCTGGTGGGAGGAGGCCCGGCGCGGACAGGGTACGGTGGTGCTGCTCAGCGGTGAGGCGGGAATCGGCAAGTCCCGGCTCATCCAGGAGCTGAGCGAGCACGTGGTTCACGAGGGGGGCGTCCTCGTGTCCAGCCAGTGCTGGCCACAGCTCAGCCGCAGCGCCTTCCATCCGGTGCTCGAATGGGTGACGCACCTGGCCGCGCTGGAACCAGAGGCATCACCCGAGCGGCGGAGGGACCACCTGGAGGAAGTGCTGCGCTCCCTCGACATGCCCCTGCCGGAGAGCCTGCTGCTGCTCGGGCAGCTCCTGGGCCTGCCCCCTCGCGAGGAGCTGCCTCCGCTGCTGCTGTCTCCCGAGCAGCAACGCGCACGGACCCTGGAGACGCTGACCACCTTGCTGCTGCGGCTGTCGGCGCGGCTCCCGGGGAGGCATGGACAGGGGCCGCTGCTCCTCGTGCTCGAGGATCTGCACTGGGTGGATCCCTCCACGCTGCGCTTCCTCTCACGCCTGGGGGAGCTCATCGACGGCACCCGGTTGCTCCTGCTGTTGAGCGCTCGCCCCGAGCTGCGGCTCTCCTTGCGGCAGCACCCCCGCTTCCACCTGCTCGTGCTCGATCGGCTCGCGGCGGACGAGACCGCGGAGATGGTGCGGCGGCTCATCGGAAACCGGCCCGAGCCGTCGGCGGAGACGGTCGCGCTGCTGGTGCGGCGGACGGAGGGCATTCCGCTCTTCGTCGAGGAGATGACCCGCAGCATGGTGCTCACGCATGGCTCCCAGAGCACCGCGGAGGGCACGCTGCCCGTCACCTTGCAGGAACTACTCCTGGCCCGGTTGGATCCGCTCCCTCCCGAGCAGAAGGAGCTGGCGTGGAAGGGGGCCGTGATTGGCCGAGGCTTCACGGAGGCACAACTGGCCGCCCTCTCGGAGCGGGGTGGCTCCACGCTGAGGAGGGATCTCGAGGAGCTGGTCGAGGCGGGACTGCTCCTGCACACCGGAGAGGAGCCGGAGCTTCGTTACGAGTTCAGACATGCCCTCATCCAGGAGGCCGCCTACGAGTCCCTGGTGAAGCCTCGCAGGCGGCAGTACCACCATCAGATCGCGGTGCTCCTGGAGCACCCGGTGTCGGGAGCTCCCACCGCTCCGCCCGAGCTGATCGCCCACCATTACACCCGGGCCGGGGAACTGCTCCCCGCCGTCCGGTACTGGGCCCTGGCCGGGGAGCTGGCCTTGAATCGCTCGGCGTTCGAGGAGTCCATCAGTCACCTGGAACAGGCGCTGCGGTTGTTCAAACGCTTGCCGGGAGCGGCCCGGCGCGTCGAGGAGGAGCTCCGGCTGCTGGTGCTGCTCGGCCAGGCCCTGATCGCCGCCCGCAACTACTCTGCGCCCGAGGTGGAGCAGCTCTACGCGCGCATCGCGCAGCTCTTCCATGACGTGAGGAACACGCCCATCCTCGTCTCCGCCAGCATGGGCCTCTTCAACCGGAACCTGATGCGGTTGAACTTCCCGCTGGCCCGCGAGCTGTCGGAGCAGATCGTCTCCCTGGGCCAGCGCGTCCACGAGCCCCAGCTCCGGGTGGTCGGCCGGTTGATGGGGGGATCGAACTGCCTGATCCAGGGAGATGTTCTCGGAGCGGTGCCCCTGCTCGAGGAGGCCGTGGCCCTGGGGACCTCGGAAAGGGAGCGGGCACCCCGGACGCTGGGCATGCTCGAGCCCGATCCGTTGGCCATGGCCCAGGCCTATCTGGCCCTGACCCTGACCCTCCGGTGCGAGCAGCGAGAGGGTCAGCGGCTCAGCGATTCCGCGCTGTGCCGCACCGAGCAGCTGGGCCACCCCTACACCTTCGTCCTGGTCAGCACCGTGACCAACGCCCTGTACCAGATGCGGTTCGACGCGCGGCGGGTGCTCGCGATGACGGAGCGGGAGGGCCTCATCTACGAGCAGAACCCGTCCCTGCGCGTGGAGTCGTGGATGCCCGTCCTGAGGGGATGGGCGCTCGTGCTGACGGGCCAGCGGCGGGAAGAGGGCTACACCCTGATGCTCGAGGGGCTCGATCACCTGCGGCAGAACCACGCGGAGACGGGTTGGCCCTACCTGCTCTGCCTGCTCGCGGATGCGCGCGCGCGGCTGGGGATGATTCCCGAGGGTCTGGCGGCGGTGGCGGAGGGACTGGCCTGGGGCGAGCGGACGGGACAGCACCTCGAGGAGGCCGAGCTGTACCGGCTGCGAGGCGAGCTCCTGCTTCTCGATGGCGAGACCGCCAGGGCGGTGAACGAATTCCAGGAGTCCTCGCGGAGCGCCCGCCGATCCGGCGCCCGGTGTGTCGAGCTTCGGGCCACCTTGCGTCTGTGCCAGCTGCAGCGGGGGCAGGACCGGCTCCGCCACGCGGAGCGCCTGCTGCGGGACGCCCTCGCGCCCCTGCCACCGGGCCTCGACTCGCCCGAGCTCCGCGTCGCGAGGGCGCTGCTCGACGGACTCCAGGACGAGCACTTCGACGAGCATGAGCTGGAGCGGCTCATGTCCGCCGCTCCCTGGGAGCTCGGTCACATCCGCGAAGGGTCTTCTCCAACTTTCATGGAACCACTCTGAGGTGTGAGCCGCCGCGGTGGCGGGGCGCGCGCCTCGGGTGCTCGAGTCTTGTCCTGTGACTCGAGTCTTCGACCTGGAGCAAACCATGCTGCCCCTTCGTAAACATCCAGCACTCGAGACTTCTTCTGGTGTGGAGCTGGCACCGTCCCGGGCCGAGGAGGCGAGGTGGCGGACCCTATTGAAGCGGGTGAAGGTCTACGGCTGGCTGAGCCTGACGGGAGCGCTCGCGGGCAGCGTGTACCTGTCACACCCTCGGCTCTTCGGCCGGTCGCGCTCCACGCTGTGCCGGAGCAGGGGGGCGGCCTGGGCCCTCCACTTCATCGAGGTCCCCATGATGGCCTGCATCTCCACCGTGGCCCTCTACGCGCTGCGCCGGTTCGATCGCACGACGGCTCGCCGGTTCTCGGAGCTCGTCGGACTGTCCAACATGGTGAAGCTGACGTTCTTCGGGTTCGAGAGCGCCGCCCTCATCGGCAGCTTCCCCCATGGCGCGAAGACGGAGGAGAAGCTCACCTACGTCGCGGGCGCGTTCCTGTTGCTGACCGGCACGGGCGTGGGCCTCTGGGTCCGGCTGGGAGTGCATGACTACTTCCACCCGGCCCTGGATCCGAGGTTCGCTCATCCCCAGACGGAGGAGGAGCTCATCCAGCTCGTCAAGCACGCCCGGGCTTCGGGCGTCCAGCTCCGCGTGCGCGGCTCGACCCACTGCGTGCCCGGGGGCATCTACACCGACGACAGCGGACATCACATCAACGTGCAGCTCGACCGGTACACACGGATCGTCGGTTGGGACGAGGGGGCCAGGCGCGTCACCGTCCAGGCCGGTTGCCACCTGGGAGTGGATCCGCACGATCCCCTGTCCAACGAGGACAACAGCCTGCTGTCTCAACTCGAGGCGCGCGACTGGGCGCTGCCGGACCTCGGCGGCATCACCCATCAGACGGTGGGCGGTTTCCTGTCCACGGGCTCGATGGGAGGCACGGCACGGCACGACCTGGGCGCGGCCCTCGTGGGCATCCGCCTCATCGATGGGACGGGCAGGGTGCACGACCTGTCGCCCGGGGACGCGGACTTCCACGCCGCGGGCGTGTCCATGGGACTGCTGGGCATCATCTCCACGGTGACCTTGCAGTGCGAGCCCCGCTACGACCTCGTCGGCAAGCAGGTCACCTGCCGCACCCGCCAGTGCGCCATCTCGTTGTTCGAGCCTGGAGAGAAGGGCCTGCGGCACTTCTTCGAGACGAATGAGGACACCTATTCCCGGCTGCTCTGGTGGCCCC
This is a stretch of genomic DNA from Archangium violaceum. It encodes these proteins:
- a CDS encoding protein kinase domain-containing protein, with protein sequence MTRHNDDSQGTPLEARPVSEGRDSSDFGDSFLREVSQFSLAFPAPRPGERLGGRDGRRFEILGRLGKGGMGLVVRARDELLQRIVALKFISSGRELTRESLDQLIQEEARLVAQLDHENIVRIFDVSEWKGTPFLIMEYLEGQSLDTLLRRGALEPRRALRILSDVTAGLAHAHSRQVLHRDLKPSNVFILPDGRVKLLDFGLGGFASSLGFDLLKSGTPAFMAPEQWRGQPQDMRTDTWAVGLLLYQMLTGELPHPAGNLRMLRKRVLSAEPVPSVRARHPDLPETVDRFLARALAKDPSRRFQSALEMYERLRVLEWSLAPSDEATPPRFTPHRRQVTLVCCRLTGHLASLDPEDLSDVQAAFHQACSRILEHHGGWVTLRMGDEVLGCFGYPLIREEDVVCAVRAALELTRMVEELPRAFQSELAVQVGVHTDLVVLDVSEPSAPSGRHSPSIRGEAPHLARWLARQAEPQTVDLSENTWQGAQGNFVTEPLGQRFFQSSLGPMRVGVHRLRSERPETTRFGRALARGLTPLVGRSAELRQLFAWWEEARRGQGTVVLLSGEAGIGKSRLIQELSEHVVHEGGVLVSSQCWPQLSRSAFHPVLEWVTHLAALEPEASPERRRDHLEEVLRSLDMPLPESLLLLGQLLGLPPREELPPLLLSPEQQRARTLETLTTLLLRLSARLPGRHGQGPLLLVLEDLHWVDPSTLRFLSRLGELIDGTRLLLLLSARPELRLSLRQHPRFHLLVLDRLAADETAEMVRRLIGNRPEPSAETVALLVRRTEGIPLFVEEMTRSMVLTHGSQSTAEGTLPVTLQELLLARLDPLPPEQKELAWKGAVIGRGFTEAQLAALSERGGSTLRRDLEELVEAGLLLHTGEEPELRYEFRHALIQEAAYESLVKPRRRQYHHQIAVLLEHPVSGAPTAPPELIAHHYTRAGELLPAVRYWALAGELALNRSAFEESISHLEQALRLFKRLPGAARRVEEELRLLVLLGQALIAARNYSAPEVEQLYARIAQLFHDVRNTPILVSASMGLFNRNLMRLNFPLARELSEQIVSLGQRVHEPQLRVVGRLMGGSNCLIQGDVLGAVPLLEEAVALGTSERERAPRTLGMLEPDPLAMAQAYLALTLTLRCEQREGQRLSDSALCRTEQLGHPYTFVLVSTVTNALYQMRFDARRVLAMTEREGLIYEQNPSLRVESWMPVLRGWALVLTGQRREEGYTLMLEGLDHLRQNHAETGWPYLLCLLADARARLGMIPEGLAAVAEGLAWGERTGQHLEEAELYRLRGELLLLDGETARAVNEFQESSRSARRSGARCVELRATLRLCQLQRGQDRLRHAERLLRDALAPLPPGLDSPELRVARALLDGLQDEHFDEHELERLMSAAPWELGHIREGSSPTFMEPL
- a CDS encoding D-arabinono-1,4-lactone oxidase, producing MLPLRKHPALETSSGVELAPSRAEEARWRTLLKRVKVYGWLSLTGALAGSVYLSHPRLFGRSRSTLCRSRGAAWALHFIEVPMMACISTVALYALRRFDRTTARRFSELVGLSNMVKLTFFGFESAALIGSFPHGAKTEEKLTYVAGAFLLLTGTGVGLWVRLGVHDYFHPALDPRFAHPQTEEELIQLVKHARASGVQLRVRGSTHCVPGGIYTDDSGHHINVQLDRYTRIVGWDEGARRVTVQAGCHLGVDPHDPLSNEDNSLLSQLEARDWALPDLGGITHQTVGGFLSTGSMGGTARHDLGAALVGIRLIDGTGRVHDLSPGDADFHAAGVSMGLLGIISTVTLQCEPRYDLVGKQVTCRTRQCAISLFEPGEKGLRHFFETNEDTYSRLLWWPQRGVDKVQLWRAHRETGTGSETYRPALIRRPFVAIPRVLQVLVNLFFKFIAHDDPPYGWLTEKVVRLVLNVFVPKKETKEFRGSWHEILPMDNGVSDELVPTDFTEFFIDIDQAAEVMKLLEGYFNPDPSDKEGVQDAKGMGRTGPYAFEIYAGFASSFWMSPSHGRHSIRVDVFWFRTDKEHARENFYERFWELLAPFGFRLHWGKFLPKPDSLTGVEYLRRQYPMWDRFMEVRQRMDPDGVFLSRYWKEHLGIEPALARSTPVGSIASSCSGESA